The Streptococcus marmotae genome contains the following window.
AAACTATTGGTTGCTTTGTCAAATTCAAAGATATTTTGTTGCGTATCATCGCCATAAGTCCCCCAGTTATTTTGAACAGATTGCAATGGTGCATACTGGGCATCAATCCATTTAGCTGTCAATTCAAGGTTTTTATTAGCACTTGTAATCACCATACGGTCGCGTGAGAAGCCCATTCCATTTGTACGAGCCACATGTTTTTTACCGCTTGGTCCTGCTAGGACTGGTAGGACATCATAGCTATCGTTAAAACCTGAAACGTTCGCCTTATCCCATGTAAAGTAAACCCCATATTGATGTTCGCCACCTTTTGCAATATAGGTGTTCCAATCTTGCTCAAAGGCTTCTGGATCAAGCAACCCTTTTTCTTGCAATTGACGAATAAATTTTACACCTTCTTTGTATTCTGGGTTGTCAGCCGTAAAGTCTACCACACCGTCATTTCCAACGACCAAGTGATCATCGTTATCCCCGATACCAAACGCTCCAAACAAGAGTTTGAAATCTTCATTTCCACCAGCATTGATAAAGGACATTGGAATTTCATCAGCTTTACCATTTCCATTTGGATCTTGTGTCTTGAAGGCTTCTAGAACTTTCACCAATTCATCTGTGGTAGTTGGCATTTCAAGATTTAATTTTTTCAGCCAATCTTTGTTAATCCAAGCCATGTCATTCACAGAGTGAATCGATTCTTTTCCGTCACCCAATTCCTCAATCCAAGGGAATGAATAGATATGACCATCTGGTGCTGTCATCAAGGCACGGTATTCTGGCTTCTCTTCCAAAATCTTCTGCAAGTTTGGCATGTATTTCTCAATCAAATCTTCAACCGGAATAATCACACCTTGTTTTGCCCATTTAACCAATTCGACATCAGAAGCACCGTCATTATGAATAGCATCTGGCAAGTCACCTGACGAAATATCCAAATTACGTTTTTCACCAAAATCAGATGAATAGTTTGTCCAGTCAATATGGACACCTGTTTCTTCCTCTAAACGTTGGTAAATCAATTTATCATTCGGATCTTTGGGAGCCAGTGGTGAACTACCTGTGATAAATTTCAAGGTCACTTTTTCCTTGAGCGGGAAAGAAACATTTTCGAGCTTGTAATCTGGACTTGAAGCTGTATTTTTGCTACCACAAGCAGCCAAGACCAAAGTAGATGTTGCTAATAGAGTCGCACTAAGACTCATCCATTTTTTCATTTTCATGAGAAAACTCCTTTTTTATTAATACAAATTTACTGATACTCTCTAAAAACTAATTTTCAGCGAGTATTACCCTTTCAATGATCCTGCCATAATACCCTTATCAAAGTATTTCTGGAAGAATGGATACATAACAATCAACGGTAAACTAGAGATAACAATTGTTGCATACTTAATCATTTCTGCAATCCGTTTCATTTCATTCATCGCAGCCTGAGCCCCAATCATATCTTTTCCTGGCTCACTTTGAATCAAAATCTTCCGCAAAACAAGTTGAAGCGGTTCTAAGTTTGGATCTTTGATATAAATCATGGCATCAAAGTATGAATTCCATTGTCCGACAAAAGCATATAGGAAAAGGACAAACATGATTGGCTTAGCAAGTGGCAACATAATCTTGACAAAGATTTCTAAATCATTTGCTCCGTCAATATAGGCTGCTTCTAACAACTCATCTGGAATACCTTGGAAATAAGTCCGTGCCAAAATGATATTCCACACATTAATAGCACCTGGTACAATAATGGCCCATACGGTATTTAGCATCCCCAAATCTTTCACAAGCAAATAAGTTGGAACCAGACCTCCACCAAAGAACATGGTAAAGATGAGAAAGGCATTAATCCATTTCTTTCCAACCAAATCCTTTTTCGATAAGGGATAGGCGGTCAGAACGGATAAAAACACCGTTAGAGTAGCAAAACTGAAGGAGTAAAAGAGAGAATTGAAGAAACCTCTTATAATTGACTTGTCACTAAATACCCTTTGATAGCCTTCAACCGTCCAATCAGCCGGATTAAAACTAATTCCTTTGCTAACAAGCACTTGAGGATCCATAAAGGAAGCTACTAAAATATAGATTAGCGGAACAAGTGTAATAAGGACCAAAAAGGCAATGATGATTTTATTGACAACTAGCATCCGCCGGTCAAATTTCGTATAAATCTGCGTATTCATTTTATCCTCCCTTATAATCCTTGACCATCATTCATTCGTTTCACAATTTGATTCACTGCAACCAATAAGATAACGTTGATAACGGCATTGAAGAGCCCTACTGCTGTCGAGTAAGAATAATCTCCTGAGACAAGACCGACCTTATAAACATAGGTTGAGATAATCTCGGAACTCGTCAAGTTGAGTGATGTTTGCATCAAGAAGGCTTTTTCATAGCCGACATTCATGATATTTCCAGCTGCCAGCACAAATTGAATCACCATAACAGGTCTTAAGGCTGGCAAATCAATATGCCAAATTCGTTGGAAAATATTGGCACCATCCATCTTCGCTGCTTCAATCAGGGACGTATCTACATTGACCAAGGTTGCTGTATACAGTGTAGAAGCCCAACCCATTCCTTGCCAGATTCCACTAAAAATATAAAGTGGTCTGAAGGCATTGGGATCGGTCAAAAAGTTCGCTTTAATCCCAAAAAGTGATAGTAGGCTATTGATTGGACCTCCAACTGAGAAGAAGAGAAATATCATTCCGACAATAACCACAACAGAGATAAAGTTTGGTGCATACAGAATGAGTTGAATCCGCTTTTTCGCCTTATCGCTTAGTAACTGATTGAGCATAATTGCCAAGATAATCGGTGGTAAGAAACCTAACAGCAAGCCATACACACTTAATTTCAAGGTGTTCCCTAACAAAATACCGAAGTTAGGAGAGGAGAGAAATTTAGTGAATTCTTGAAATCCAATCCACTCACTTCCCATTACACCCTTTAAAGGGTTGTAATCTTTAAAGGCAATCAAGACACCGTACATCGGTATGTACTTAAAGACAAACGTCAACAACAAGCCAGGAAATAGCATCATTAGCAATACTTTTTGCCGTTTGATCCTACTCCACAAAGAGTAATCCTTTCCTACGTTCATAATTCCTCCTTTTGAAACGTTTCAAATTTGAGAGAAAGGAGAAAACCTATTCACTCTTAATAGATTTTCTTTTTTGAAACGTTTCAGTTTTGTTGTAAAAAATAAATTTCCTACCTATAGTCTATCATTGGTAGCGCTTTCTGTCAAGTGTTTTTAAAAATTTTTTTGTTGTTTTTCCTTCAACATAGGAAATTGGTAAAATACTTTGGAGTTTAGGCTTTTGATTTTGTATGATAGCTAGCAAAATATCTACAGCTGTTTGAGCCATCTGCTTTAAGGGTTGCTTAATCGTAGATACATGGTAGTTTCTATCATTAGAAAAACGAATACCATCATAACCTATCACTTGAACATCATCAGGGACTCGTTTACCTTGTTTCTCTAGAATAGCAATCACATCTAAAGCTGTAAAATCATTGATTGCAAAGATACCATCAATTTGCGGATGTTGTTCCAGAAAAGCTTCTAGCTGTTCTAGAAAATTATCAAATGGCTCTTCTAAATCAAAAATCAAGCATTCCTTATCCGTCAACCTTACTGTCTCTTCAAAAAATTGACGGCGTTTTTTGGTCTCATTGACCGTGTTGTTGTGACTCCCCACAAAAGCTAGATGCTGGCAACCCTTTTCTAAAAGCATTTGCGCTGCAAGTTCACCACCTGTTTGATTATCAGATGTGACACAAGCAATTTCCTTATCCTGATACGTTCTATCAATACTTACAAAAGGAATATTCGATGCTAAATAATCTTCAATTGGACTATAGGTAATCGCAATAATGCCGTCTACCTTATTTTGTCTCAACATAGATAAATATTCAATCTCTTTTTTTGCGCCATCTGTATTGCACAGCAATAATTTATAATTCTTCTTGCTGAGGGCTTCTTCAACAAAAAAGGCAAACTCGCTAAAGAATGGATGCCAAATGGTCGGCAGAATTAAAGCGACTGTCTCTGTCCGATTGGTTTTCATTCCTCGGGCATAAACATCTGGAATATAATCAAGCTCAGCAATCGCTTGTTGAACCTTTTCAAGCGTTGTTTTCTTAATACCTTGCTCTTGGTTGATGACACGCGATACTGTACCTACACTGACGCCCGCTCGCTGTGCTACATCTTTCATTGTAACCGATTTTTTTTGCTTATCCTCCATCACTTCACCTCCTTTGTTTTTTATTATATCATTTTTTGAAATCGTTTTCCATATTTTTTTCAAGAAATAGATTATCTAGCTATGAAAGTACAAAAGAAACCCATTCCTAATCTACAAGAATAAGTCGTTTTCTCACCAATATAGACTAGCAAAAAAGCCAAGCACTACTGCTCAGCTTTCTCATTCTATTCAACACTAAACAAATATGGGTATACTGGTTGGCCACCTTGGTGGATTTCCACTTCAATGTCTTCAAATTTTTCTTCTAATGCTTCGGCGAGGGTTTCGGCTAATTCTTGATGACCATCTTCTCCAACGTAGATAGTAACAATCTCGCTGTCTTCATCTAGCATCGCTTCAAAAGTTGCCTCTAGCGTTGCCATCATATCAGGATTAGACACAACAATCTTACTGTCAACCATGCCAAGATTGTCATTTTCATGAATTTCAAGACCGTCAATCGTCGTATCACGAACTGCCGTCGTCACACTACCACTTTTAACATCGACAAGCGAAGCTGTCATCGCTTCAAAGTTTGCTTCAATATCGCGGCTTGGATCAAAGGCTAATAAACTAGTAAATCCTTGCGGAATCGTCCGTGTTTCCACGACTTTGACAGCTACTTCTGCAACTTCTGCTGCTGATTGAGCCGCCATTAAGATGTTCTTATTATTCGGCAGTAAGATAACGTTGCGTGCATTGACCAAATCAATTGCCTTCACAAAGTCTTCGGTAGAAGGATTCATGGTTTGACCACCTGAAATCACATAGTCTACCCCTTGTGACTTGAAGATTTCAGTTAAACCTTCACCCGCTGCAACAGCAATCACTGCGTATTCTGTTTGTTCAGCTGGCTTTTGGAAACTTTCTTCTTTTTCCACCTGCGCTTCGTGTTGCTCACGCATATTATCTACTTTGACCTTGACCAAACTACCATATTGAAGACCTGCCTGCATAACCAGTCCTGGATCCTCCGTATGGACGTGGACTTTCACGATTTCATCATCATTCACTACCAAGAGAGAATCCCCTAAGTCATTCAAATAGGTACGAAATTCTTCGTAATCAAATTCTTTTACATAAGTTGGCCCTTGACGAAGAGCCACCATGATTTCTGTACAGTAACCAAATGTAATATCTTCTGTTGCAACATGTCCCGCTACTGACTTATGATGCTCTGCATTAATCATCCCAGACATCACCGCAGGAGTTGCTTCAAAATCATCAGAAGCAATGTATTCACCAGTTAAAGCCGCTAAAAAGCCTTCATAGATATAAACCAGACCTTGGCCACCAGAATCTACTACACCAACTTCTTTCAATACCGGAAGCAAATCTGGTGTTTTCTTGAGTGCACGTTTTGCTCCCTCTAGGGTTGCACGCATCACTTCAACTGCATCATCTGTCTGCTCAGATTTTTTCAAAGCTGCAGTTGCTGCACCACGAGATACCGTAAGGATTGTCCCTTCAACCGGCTTCATTACCGCTTTATAAGCTACTTCAACACCATGCTGGAAGGCTTGTGCTAGGTCTTTTCCTGTTAACTCGTCTTTTCCTTTAACTGATTGGCCAAAACCACGGAATAATTGAGAAGTGATTACTCCTGAATTTCCACGAGCTCCCATCAACAAGCCTTTGGATAAAATTTGAGCTGCTTCACCAACCGTATTAGCAGGTTTATCAGACACTTCTTTTGCACCATTGGTAATGGTCATGCCCATATTGGTTCCTGTATCTCCATCTGGAACAGGAAAGACATTTAATGAATTCACATATTCTGCTTGTTTATTCAGACGAGTTGATGCAGCTTGCACCATTTCTTGAAATAAACTAGTTGTAATTTTAGACACCATTATTCTCCTACGACTTTGATATTTTGAATATAGACATTGACCGTATCTGCTGCAATCCCTAATTGATTTTCCAAGTTAAATTTCACACGCTCTTGGATATTACGAGAAACCTCACTGATTTTGACACCATAGCTCATCACAGTATAGACATCTACTGCGATATGCCCTCCTTCTGTCGTCTTAATCACAACACCCTTGGCATAATTTTCCTTACCGAGAAGCGCTTGGAAATTATCCTTAATCGCAGATTTGCTGGCCATACCAACAACGCCAAAAATCTCTGTCGTAGCACCACCCACAACCGTAGCAATGACATCATCTGTTAGCTCAATCTGGCCATCTTTTGTATTGATTTTAACCGTCATTTTTCGTACCTCAAATCATTTTATCACTCTATTTTACCATATTTTCTCACGAGTGTAAAAAACTAGGCTGTTACAGCAGATTAGACTTTTCAAACGGATAGTAGCACGCCTTCGGCAATAAAATAAAAAAGGTCATTGGACTGTCTCGGATTGCAGAAAAAGTTTTTTTGAGATACTTTTCTTAGGTGGTACGGACGGTAGCGACTTCCTGTGGAGTAAAATAATCCAGTGGATTATTTTAGCCCGAGCCCAGAAACAAAGGAGCGAGGATAATCGATTTCAGCGAAATCACGACTTCTGTCTCACTCCCACTTTTAGCACGGCGGTGGTGGCGGTATTATGCTCGCTACGCTCGCAAATTTTCTAACCTTGAAACTACAGAAATTTAAATATTGTTGTAATGTTTTTCTGAATTGTGAGGTTTGCCTACATTCTGAAACAGCTTATCAGGCTATCTGCATTTTCCGGTTTTAAGATTCAGAGAAAAAGAAGTCCACCGGACTTCTAAACTCGCTATTCTGTTTTCTTAGCTCGTGAAAAAGAGGTCCACCGGACCTCTAGACTCGCTATTCTGTTTTTTTAAACACGTTCAATTTTACCTGATTTAAGTGCGCGAGCTGAAGCCCAAACTTTTTTAGGTTTTCCATCAATCAAAACAGTTACTTTTTGAAGATTTGGTTTTACCGCACGTTTTGTTTGGTTCATCGCATGTGAACGGTTGTTTCCTGATACAGTTTTACGACCTGTAAAATAACATACTTTAGCCATGTGTATTCCTCCTCATTTGATCAAATATTACGGATGTGCTAGCACCACATACTTGACTATTCTACCAAAAAATATGACTCTTGGCAAGAAGAACTTTTAATTTTTTTAAAATCAGCACATTGTCAAGCCAAGCGAAAGTTCTAAAATGAAGTTAGCCACTCAATGGTATGAAAAAACATCTCAGAGAGATATAATTGTAATCACCACAACAACAATTAGAAAGATTCTGAGATGCAAAACTATTATACACCAAAAAGGAAACAGTTGACACTAGCTGAGCGTAGAATGATTGAACGTTGGCTTCAAGAAGGGTTCTCAAATCGTGAAATCGCTAGGAGATTGGCTAAAGCTCCTCAAACTATTCACAACGAAGTCAAACGTGGTCAGGTTAGACAACAAGTGCGTAAAGGAAAATTTGAAATAATCTACTCAGCTGACTTCGCTCAAGAAGCCTATCAAAACAATCGTAAACATTCTGTGAAGCAGGCTTCCCTAACCAAGGAACTCAAAGAAAAGATTCTGCACTACATCAAACAGAAATACTCTCCTGAGATGATGGTAAAAGCAAAAGGGATACCTGTCTCCGTCTCCACCATTTACTACTGGATTCATCATGGACACTTAGGATTGACCAAGGATGACATGCTCTATCCTCGAAAAGAGAAAACGAAGAAAAAGCAAGCGAGTCCCAACTTTAAGCCGGCTGGAAAATCGATTGAGGAACGGCCTGAAAGCATTAATCAGCGTGAGAATGTTGGTGATGTTGAAATTGATACGGTTATTCAAACACGGGCAAAAAACGAGTGCCTGTTGACTCTAACTGATAGAAAGAGTCGTTATCAAATCATCCGACTTATTCCCGATAAGTCCGCGTCTTCAGTCAATCAAGCTCTGAAAATGATCCTCAGAGAGTATCAAATTAACTCAATCACAGCTGATAACGGGCCTGAATTCAGTCGTTTGGCAGATGTCTTTGATCCTGAGAACATTTATTATGCCCATCCTTATTCCTCTTGGGAGAGAGGAACTAATGAGAATCATAATAGACTCATCAGGCGTTGGTTGCCTAAGGGAAGCAAAAATGCGACGCAACAACAAGTCGCATTTATTGAAAACTGGATTAACAACTATCCAAAGAAGATATTGGGTTACAAATCTCCTAGAGAATTTTTACAGACTGGCTAACTTGAACTTGAAATTTAGCATTGTCAAGCCAAGTGCCATTTATAAAATTCTAAAAAATATAGGATTTGTTGCACTAATTGCTTGATTTATTTGTAATTAGTGATACAATAGAAATTAGAAAGCGCTTTCTTTTTCATCTTCTTCCTATTTTTATGTGCACGATAGCTCTGAAAACGTTGGAAAATGCATGCTTTTATTAACTGTTAATTTATTATCTTGTACGATAATAAATAAGGTTACTGCAACAGATATAAATAGTAGTGCCGCAATCCAAACAGACGAAGATTACACTGCTCAGCAAAGCGAGATTGAGAATGAATTATCTCACTGTTGATGGAGAGAGAGTCTATTTTGATTATGAACAAGCTCAGAAAAACAGTGAAGATTAGGTGAATCGAAAATTTAATCTAGATAAATATCTAAAGGTAGAAACCCCTATTCACGGTAACTATTGTGGTCCAGGACACAATGGGGATAATGTCATTCTACCGGTGATTGATGTATTAGCTTAGGGATGCCAAAATCATGATAGATATTACCAGTAGGAAGGATGTCATCGTCCGTTATTAGAGTATCTCTGCATCAATAGACATTGGATTCTAGCCGATGTCCACTGAAAGGCAGATACTATGAAGATTTATTTCGAGGTGATACAATGTTAAAGGTTCGTCAATTCGTATCGCGATACAAGATAGATTGGTATTGTGTATTAGTTGTGCTACTATTGTGGTCCACTCTTTTTTGGGCATCTGAGTGGCAACTGTCATTTTTGGGGAAAGAAATGACTTGGTTTGAGCTACTACTAAGATATACTCTACCGAATATGGGAGTTGTGTTTATAATTTCTTCTATCTTTCTGCGTAGAATAAAACTGTTTATTTTAGGTGTGGCTTGCTATAATGCTTTTCTACTCACCTATGCTTTTGAATGGTTTCGCTACAGTATAATTCATTGGTTTACTAATCAATAATGGTCACTTCTCTGACTATTGGTATGCGTCAAACTATTAAATCTATAGAAGAGTTGAGGCTGGACACTTTTGTCTGGCTCTTTTTTTCATGGCTTTTAGCCATAATAAAACAACTTCTCCACGGAGAAGTTGTTAGATGTTTGGGCTAATTAAGCCTTGTTTTCAGAACCGAAAACGTCAATACGCTCTTCAACAGATGCTTGGATAGCTTTTACACCGTCAGCCAAGAACTTACGTGGGTCAAAGAGTTTTTTCTTGTCGTATTCTGCTTCGTTTGCTTCATAAGATGCTGCAAATTTACGAGTTGCGTTTGCAAATGCGATTTGGCACTCAGTATTTACGTTTACTTTTGCCACACCAAGTTTGATAGCTGCTTGGATTTGCTCATCAGGAATACCAGAACCACCGTGAAGTACGATTGGGAAACCTGGAACAGCTTCTGTCAATTTCTTCAAGTGATCAAGGTCAAGACCTTCCCAGTTCGCTGGGTATGGACCGTGAATGTTACCGATACCTGCTGCCAAGAAGTCGATACCAGTTTCTACCATTGCTTTTGCATCTTCGATTGGAGCAAGTTCACCAGAACCGATAATTCCGTCTTCTTCTCCACCGATTGTTCCAACTTCAGCCTCAACCGAAATTCCTTTTGCGTGTGCCAATTTAACCACTTCGCGTGCTTTTTCAAGGTTTTCTTCAACTGGAAGGTGTGAACCGTCAAACATGATTGAAGTGTAACCTACTTCGATACACTCAAGTGCATCTTCGTAATGACCATGGTCAAGGTGAATAGCTACTGGAACTGTGATGTTCATTGATTCTACAAGGTTTGCAATCAAGTTACGAGCTACTTTGTAACCACCCATGTATTTTGCTGCACCCATTGATGTTTGGATTAAAACAGGAGCTTTTTTAGCTTCTGCTGCACGCAAGATAGCTTGAGTCCACTCAAGGTTGTTTGTGTTAAATCCACCAACTGCGTAACCATTGTCACGAGCTGCTTGGACGAATTTTTCTGCTGAAACGACTGGCATTTTCTAGCCTCCTCTTAATTTTTGTGGGCTTCTCCCACTTACATTGTTTATTTTATCACGTTTTCGAGAAAAACGCCACTTTTTTTCTGCTCTTTCAATCTAGTTTTTGAAAAATGCGTAGATTTTCACATCCTATTTACAAGAAAAAGACTGGATAAACCAGCCTTCATTAGTGCGGAGAGAGGGACTTGAACCCTCACGACCTAAAGCGGTCACAGGATCCTTAGTCCTGCGCGTCTGCCAATTCCGCCATCCCCGCGATTGAGTACCTTAACAGTATATCAAGGATTGACTCTCTTGTCAAGAGATTTTGTCAACTTTTTTCAAATTTTCATGTTTTCTTACTATTAAAAAGTTCTAAAATGAAGTTAGCCACTCAATGGTATGAAAAAACATCTCAGAAAGATATAATTGTAATCACCACAACAACAATTAGAAAGACTCTGAGATGCAACACTATTATACACCAAAAAGAAGACATTTGACACTAGCTGAGCGTAGAATGATTGAGCGTTGGCTTCAAGAAGGGTTCTCAAATCGTGAAATCGCTAGAAGATTAGAAAAAGCTCCTCAAACTATTCACAACGAAGTCAAACGTGGTCAGGTTAGACAACAAGTGCGTAAAGGAAAATTTGAAATAATCTACTCAGCTGACTTCGCTCAAGAAGCCTATCAAAACAATCGTAAACATTCTGTGAAGCAGGCTTCCCTAACCAAGGAACTCAAAGAAAAGATTCTTCACTACATCAAACAGAAATACTCTCCTGAGATGATGGTAAAAGCAAAAGGGATACCTGTCTCCGTCTCCACCATTTACTACTGGATTCATCATGGACACTTAGGATTGACCAAGGATGACATGCTCTATCCTCGAAAAGAGAAAACGAAGAAAAAGCAAGCGAGTCCCAACTTTAAGCCGGCTGGAAAATCGATTGAGGAACGGCCTGAAAGCATTAATCAGCGTGAGAATGTTGGTGATGTTGAAATTGATACGGTTATTCAAACACGGGCAAAAAACGAGTGCCTGTTGACTCTAACTGATAGAAAGAGTCGTTATCAAATCATCCGACTTATTCCCGATAAGTCCGCGTCTTCAGTCAATCAAGCTCTGAAAATGATCCTCAGAGAGTATCAAATTAACTCAATCACAGCTGATAACGGGGCTGAATTCAGTCGCTTGGCAGATGTCTTTGATCCTGAGAACATTTATTATGCCCATCCTTATTCCTCTTGGGAGAGAGGAACTAACGAGAATCATAATAGACTCATCAGGCGTTGGTTGCCTAAGGGAAGCAAAAATGCGACGCAACAACAAGTCACATTTATTGAAAACTGGATTAACAACTATCCAAAGAAGATATTGGGTTACAAATCTCCTAGAGAATTTTTACAGACTGGCTAACTTGAACTTGAAATTTAGCGTTTTCTTACTATTAAGGCCCAAAGATTAGTGGCTATTTTTCACCGCTGCTGTTACAAAGGCAGTGTATAGGCCTTCTGGACGGTTTGGACGACTGGAGAGTTCTGGGTGATACTGACATGCCACAAAGAATTGATTATCAGGAATTTCCACAATTTCGACCAGACGATTATCAGGTGATACACCAGAGAATACAAAACCTGCTTTTTCAAAGGTTTCACGGAATTGGTTGTTAAATTCGTAGCGATGACGATGGCGTTTTTGGACAACATCTTGATGGTCATAGGCAGCTGCGGCACGACTTCCTTTTTTCAACTTAGTTGGATACAATCCCAAGCGAAGCGTTCCGCCCATGTCTTCGATATCGATTTGATCGCGCATGATATCAATGATTGGATACGGTGTTGCTGCATCCAATTCTGCAGAATTTGCCCCTTCAAGTCCAAGAACATGGCGGGCAAACTCGATACAAGTTAACTGCATTCCAAGACAAACCCCCAACATTGGCACATCTTGTTCGCGTGCATATCTGATGGCTTGAATTTTTCCTTCTGTTCCACGTTGACCAAATCCGCCAGGAACGATAATACCATCCGCATGACCAAGCAAGTCTACTACATTGTCCGCTGTCACATCATTGGCATTGATCCAATCAATCTTCACTTCCGCATCATTGGCATAGCCAGAATGTTTCAAAGCTTCCACAACAGAGATATAGGCATCTTGCAATTCCACATATTTTCCAACCAAGGCAATCTTCACTTGTTTTTTCAAGTTCATGACCTTGTCCACCATAGCAGACCATTCTGTCATGTCTGCTGCTGGCGCATCAATCTTCAAATGGTCACAAACGATTTGATCCATGTTTTGTGCTTGCAAATTGAGCGGAATTTGATATAAATGCTCTACATCAAGCGACTCAATCACTGCTTCTGGTGCCACATCACAAAATTGGGCCAATTTATTCTTAATGCCTTGACCAGCCGGCTCTTCTGTCCGAATCACCAACATATTTGGCTGAATACCAAGTCCGCGCAATTCTTTAACCGAATGCTGAGTTGGCTTGGTTTTCATCTCACCTGCCGCCTTCAAATAAGGAAGGAGAGTTGTGTGGATATACATAACATTATCAGCGCCCACATCCGCCTTCATTTGGCGAAGAGCTTCAAGAA
Protein-coding sequences here:
- a CDS encoding CTP synthase; amino-acid sequence: MATKYIFVTGGVVSSIGKGIVAASLGRLLKNRGLKVTIQKFDPYINIDPGTMSPYQHGEVFVTDDGAETDLDLGHYERFIDINLNKYSNVTTGKIYSEVLRKERKGEYLGATVQVIPHITDALKEKIKRAATTTDSDVIITEVGGTVGDIESLPFLEALRQMKADVGADNVMYIHTTLLPYLKAAGEMKTKPTQHSVKELRGLGIQPNMLVIRTEEPAGQGIKNKLAQFCDVAPEAVIESLDVEHLYQIPLNLQAQNMDQIVCDHLKIDAPAADMTEWSAMVDKVMNLKKQVKIALVGKYVELQDAYISVVEALKHSGYANDAEVKIDWINANDVTADNVVDLLGHADGIIVPGGFGQRGTEGKIQAIRYAREQDVPMLGVCLGMQLTCIEFARHVLGLEGANSAELDAATPYPIIDIMRDQIDIEDMGGTLRLGLYPTKLKKGSRAAAAYDHQDVVQKRHRHRYEFNNQFRETFEKAGFVFSGVSPDNRLVEIVEIPDNQFFVACQYHPELSSRPNRPEGLYTAFVTAAVKNSH
- a CDS encoding IS30 family transposase, producing the protein MQHYYTPKRRHLTLAERRMIERWLQEGFSNREIARRLEKAPQTIHNEVKRGQVRQQVRKGKFEIIYSADFAQEAYQNNRKHSVKQASLTKELKEKILHYIKQKYSPEMMVKAKGIPVSVSTIYYWIHHGHLGLTKDDMLYPRKEKTKKKQASPNFKPAGKSIEERPESINQRENVGDVEIDTVIQTRAKNECLLTLTDRKSRYQIIRLIPDKSASSVNQALKMILREYQINSITADNGAEFSRLADVFDPENIYYAHPYSSWERGTNENHNRLIRRWLPKGSKNATQQQVTFIENWINNYPKKILGYKSPREFLQTG
- a CDS encoding class II fructose-bisphosphate aldolase, translated to MPVVSAEKFVQAARDNGYAVGGFNTNNLEWTQAILRAAEAKKAPVLIQTSMGAAKYMGGYKVARNLIANLVESMNITVPVAIHLDHGHYEDALECIEVGYTSIMFDGSHLPVEENLEKAREVVKLAHAKGISVEAEVGTIGGEEDGIIGSGELAPIEDAKAMVETGIDFLAAGIGNIHGPYPANWEGLDLDHLKKLTEAVPGFPIVLHGGSGIPDEQIQAAIKLGVAKVNVNTECQIAFANATRKFAASYEANEAEYDKKKLFDPRKFLADGVKAIQASVEERIDVFGSENKA